The following coding sequences lie in one Deltaproteobacteria bacterium genomic window:
- a CDS encoding AraC family transcriptional regulator ligand-binding domain-containing protein, producing the protein MSSAANPLSEGDIAASNVLPAFETSLRFGATEAELAAALGWRRELLMQPDAAVSGSSTYRHMELMFERPAYPAFVIAAARAHDAASLGIVGLACKTMPTVADAMACHARFQRLVNRTATYASALEADGLHVVEHRPDPSRGSELVSDYTMLVAVRLIAIMAGAPVPVRAMFSRRTQMSSDEREVYERELAAPVHLGAARAALVLAPELLRRPVPKADAELERYFLEVLERALPRAVDEPPLLAAVRRHVRACVREGQPTLDDVARALAIGARTLQRRLGELGTSYQQVLDETLAGLAEGYLRQPELTLAEIAWLLGYVEQASFFRAFRRWTGTTPDAFRRQAPASVRR; encoded by the coding sequence ATGTCATCGGCTGCCAATCCGCTGTCCGAGGGCGACATCGCGGCCTCGAACGTGCTGCCGGCCTTCGAGACCTCGCTGCGCTTCGGTGCCACCGAGGCCGAGCTCGCCGCGGCCTTGGGCTGGCGCCGCGAGCTGCTGATGCAGCCGGACGCCGCGGTCTCGGGCAGCTCGACGTATCGCCACATGGAGCTGATGTTCGAGCGGCCGGCGTACCCCGCTTTCGTGATCGCAGCGGCGCGGGCCCACGATGCCGCGAGTCTCGGCATCGTCGGCCTCGCGTGCAAGACGATGCCGACGGTCGCCGACGCGATGGCGTGCCACGCCCGCTTCCAGCGTCTCGTCAATCGTACGGCGACCTATGCGAGTGCGCTCGAGGCCGACGGCCTCCATGTGGTCGAGCACCGCCCCGATCCGAGCCGCGGTAGCGAGCTGGTGTCCGACTACACGATGCTGGTCGCGGTGCGTCTGATCGCGATCATGGCCGGCGCGCCGGTGCCGGTGCGCGCGATGTTCTCGCGTCGCACGCAGATGTCGAGCGACGAGCGCGAGGTGTACGAGCGCGAGCTCGCGGCGCCGGTACACCTCGGTGCTGCCCGGGCGGCGCTGGTGCTCGCGCCCGAGCTGCTGCGCCGGCCGGTACCGAAGGCCGACGCCGAGCTCGAGCGGTACTTCCTCGAGGTCCTCGAGCGCGCCCTGCCGCGTGCGGTCGACGAGCCGCCGTTGCTGGCCGCCGTGCGCCGTCACGTCCGCGCCTGCGTCCGCGAGGGGCAGCCGACGCTCGACGATGTCGCCCGTGCGCTGGCGATCGGCGCGCGCACGCTCCAGCGCCGGCTCGGCGAACTCGGGACCAGCTACCAGCAGGTGCTCGACGAGACGCTTGCAGGCCTCGCCGAGGGCTACCTGCGCCAGCCGGAGCTGACGCTCGCCGAGATCGCGTGGCTGCTCGGCTACGTCGAGCAGGCCTCGTTCTTCCGCGCGTTCCGCCGCTGGACCGGCACCACACCCGACGCGTTCCGCCGCCAGGCGCCGGCCTCGGTACGTCGGTAG